The stretch of DNA TTCCGCCCGGCAGTACAGTTCCAGCCGGAAGACCTGCTGAAACTGGACGGCAATATCGGGCTGAATCCGAATATGACCGCCATGAAGCGGCTGTGGGACGAGGGCAAGGTCGCCATTATCAACGGCATCGGCTACCCGAACCCGAACCGCTCGCACTTCCGCTCGATGGACATCTGGCACACGGCGGAGCCGACGAAGGTCGCCACTGAAGGCTGGCTCGGTCAGCTCACGCGCGACCTAGACCCTAAGGGCGAGAATGTTCTGACATCGGTCAACTTCGGCCGCGGTCTGCCGCGCGCGCTGTCGGCGCAGGGCGTGCCGGTCGCGTCTGTCGGCGATCTTGCGACTTATGGCTTGTATCCGGACATCCATGATGAATCTATACGCAACCAGACGCTGGATATGTTCTCGCAGATGTACGGCGGCGCGGGCAAGGACGCGGTGAAGGAGTTCATCCAGCAGACGGGCAGAGGCGTGATGCAGGGCGCGGACATACTCGGCACGGCGCCGCGCAACTATTCGTCGAGCGTCGAGTACGCGAATACTTCCATCGGTCAGAGCCTTAAGGACGCGGCGCAGGTGATGTTCGCGGACATCGGCACGCGCATCTACTACACCGGGCAGGGCAGCTACGACACGCACGCGGGCGAGGTGCCGATGCACGCCAAGCTCATCGGCGAGATGTCTAACGCAGTCGGCGACTTCTGGGACGATGTGGAAGAGCACGGCTATGAGAACGACACGGCAGTCGTGATATTCTCCGAGTTCGGCAGGCGCATCAAGGACAACGGCTCCGGCACCGACCACGGCTCCGGAGGCGTGGCGTTCGTCATCGGCGGCGGAGTGAAGGGCGGCATGTACGGCGACTTCCCATCGCTCGCGCCCGAAGACCAGCTCGAAGGCGACATGCACTACAACAACGACTTCCGCAGCGCGTACACCGACCTGCTGGAGGATTGGATGGGCGTGGATGCCCATCCAATCACGAACGGAACTTTCGAGAAATTGGGGCTTATCAAGAAGTAGTCGCTTCAAGGCGCAATCTCCGGCAAGCGCCATTCGCGCAGCCGGGGGTTGCCGCCAACGCACCCAAAGCACTAGCAGAAGCGCAAATCGATGACTCTTGCGGAGCCGGATAACTATATCGCAGTCAATAGTCGCATGCTAGAGCAAGCGAATGGGCAGGCCGCCTGGGGGACTTTCCGCAGGCGGCCAAAAGGGCTGGGCACCGCCGCACATTACATGAAGGCAGTCGCCAAGCACTGCGGTTGGCAAAACGGTTCGCACCGCGATTTCTTTACCATCAAAGACAGATTAGCGAACGAAACAAACGACCCCGGCATGATAAGCCTTCTGTTCCGCGAGGCGAACGCTTTGCATCAGAACTTCTATGAGCCGCTCTATCTTCCAAGCGACGTTAGAGGCGGCATAGATTCTGCCAAAGAGTTTATTGGTTTGCTGGAAGAGGCGGCGGTATTGCGCGAGCCGCCTACTGATACTCTGAACGGGACAGGGTAGGACGAAATCAATGGGAACATTTAGGTACCCTGTGGAAATAGGCAACCCGTCGGGTACGTATTATGAGTTTGTGAATCCGATGGTGGATACTGGCGCAACTTACAGCTTTATGCCCGCATCTATGCTTGAGCGGCTTGAAGTGGAGCCTATGGAGAAGGTGAAGTTCACATTGGCAGGCGGAGGCCGACTAGATCTGGATATTGGACAGACTTGGATACGAGCGCGAGGGAAGCAAGTCATTACGATTGTAGTGTTTGGCAACGACGATTCGATGCCGTTGCTTGGCGCATACGCGCTGGAAGGGCTACGTTTAGCAGTTGATCCATTCAACAGAAGCCTTGTGCCAAGCGAAGCTTTCCTGCTCTATTGCACACACTCGGGATAAAAGAAACCAACAATACTCCCTGCTTGGAGGCGAACATGACCACAGCAACGAAATCGGATGTCGGACTTGTCAAGCACCTGCTGCGGCGCGCGTCTTTTGGCGCGACTCCGGCAGAACTCGACCACTTTGAGGCACTCGGCTACGAAGACGCCATCGAAGAACTCCTGCATCCTGACGATCCGCAGCACATGCCGGACGACATCATCAAGCGCTATCACACTGATATGCACGAGCTGCGCTACGGCAATTCCGCCTCTGCGTACTGGCTCTACCGAATGGTTACCACGAAGGCGCCAATGGAAGAGAAAATCGCGCTCTTCTGGCACGGCGTGTTCGCCACCGGCTACGCCAAGACTAATCAGGCGCGCTCGCTGCTGAACCAAATCGACATGTTCCGCAGGCTTGGGCTTGGCAAGCTCGACGACTTGCTCATTGACCTCGCCAAAGACCCGTCGATGATTATCTGGCTGGACAATCAAGAGAACCACGACGGCGCCATCAACGAAAACTGGGGCAGAGAACTACTCGAACTGTTCAGTATGGGCATCGGGAACTACACCGAAGACGACATCAAAGAGGCGTCGCGCGCGTTCACCGGCTGGACGCTGGGCAACGCCGAATACATGGCGGTGCGCGCGTCTAAGGACTCCATCTGGCCATACGGCAGAATCGCGTGGCACTTCAACTTCCGCGACAGCGACCACGACGATGGGCAGAAGAACTTCCTGGGCGAGACGGGCGATTTCAACGGCGACGACATTGTGCGCATCATTTGCAAGCAGCCGGCGACGGCGCGCTTCATCGCGCGCCACCTGTACGACTTCTTCGTGGCGGACGAAGAGCCGGTGCCGCAGTGGCCCTACACCGCGCCGCGCGATCCGGACGCCATCGACATCCTGTCGCAGGCGTACTTCGATGGCGACCACGAGATTCGCCACATGCTGCGTGTGCTCTTCAACTCCGACTTCTTCAAAGAGGCTCAGTACGCGCGCGTAAAATGCCCGGCGGAACTGGTCGCAGGCACGATGAGGCTGAGCGGTAGCGTTACGCAGCCCGACATGGGCATCATCCCTACGTCAGACCTGACCGGCTTCATGGGGCAGACGCTGCTCAACCCGCCGTCGGTCGAGGGCTGGCACGAGGGTACGGAGTGGATTAACAGCGGCGCGTTGGTCGAGCGTGTCAACTTCGCCGCGAAGGAAATCAGCGACATCACCGCGCCCGGCGTGCGGCTTATCCTGGACAGGCTGGCAGAGCAGAACGGCGGCGAGTACACGCCGTCGGAGCTTGTGGGCGCATGCCTGGACATTATGGGCACGCCGGAGATGGACATCGAGATGCGCGCCGCGCTCACAGCGCATGTGGGCATCAAGGGCGATGTGTCGCTCGCCAGCCACCGGCAGGGCGACGAAGCCGAACAGCGCGTCGGCGAACTGCTCGGGCTAATCGCATCGACAACCGAGTATCAGCTAGTATAAGTAACCTGCGCGGATGCACTGCGCCGGGAATTAACATCGATGTACGGGATGGGCAGGATGTGACAACATGAGCGTCCTGCCGTCCTCGTTACATAGTTACACGACTGAACTACACGACCGACAACAGCCAGACACAGAGGGCATAACGAATGACCACTACCGCCGCACAGACGCTGAAGATCGATTATGTGAAGACGATAGGCATCGTGAACAACGCGCCGGTGGGGCGTGGCTTCGCCAATCCGATTGACCTCGCGTTACATGCGGACGGGCGCATCTTCGTGCTGAACCGCGGCGCGCCTGTGTTCACGCGCATCGGCGTTACGAACATGGACGACGACTATCTGTACGAGTTCTCCTCGCACGGCGATGGCGAAGGGCAATTGCGGCTCGCGGCTGGCATAACGCTCAGCAACGACGGCAGCCAAGTCTATGTCACGGACGAGTACAACCACCGCGTCAGCATCTTTGGCGCGGACTTCGACAATGATAAAGACACTGC from Chloroflexota bacterium encodes:
- a CDS encoding DUF1501 domain-containing protein — translated: MGSNGSNGHSKSLVFVQLTGGNDALNTVLPINDEHYYNFRPAVQFQPEDLLKLDGNIGLNPNMTAMKRLWDEGKVAIINGIGYPNPNRSHFRSMDIWHTAEPTKVATEGWLGQLTRDLDPKGENVLTSVNFGRGLPRALSAQGVPVASVGDLATYGLYPDIHDESIRNQTLDMFSQMYGGAGKDAVKEFIQQTGRGVMQGADILGTAPRNYSSSVEYANTSIGQSLKDAAQVMFADIGTRIYYTGQGSYDTHAGEVPMHAKLIGEMSNAVGDFWDDVEEHGYENDTAVVIFSEFGRRIKDNGSGTDHGSGGVAFVIGGGVKGGMYGDFPSLAPEDQLEGDMHYNNDFRSAYTDLLEDWMGVDAHPITNGTFEKLGLIKK
- a CDS encoding DUF1800 domain-containing protein encodes the protein MTTATKSDVGLVKHLLRRASFGATPAELDHFEALGYEDAIEELLHPDDPQHMPDDIIKRYHTDMHELRYGNSASAYWLYRMVTTKAPMEEKIALFWHGVFATGYAKTNQARSLLNQIDMFRRLGLGKLDDLLIDLAKDPSMIIWLDNQENHDGAINENWGRELLELFSMGIGNYTEDDIKEASRAFTGWTLGNAEYMAVRASKDSIWPYGRIAWHFNFRDSDHDDGQKNFLGETGDFNGDDIVRIICKQPATARFIARHLYDFFVADEEPVPQWPYTAPRDPDAIDILSQAYFDGDHEIRHMLRVLFNSDFFKEAQYARVKCPAELVAGTMRLSGSVTQPDMGIIPTSDLTGFMGQTLLNPPSVEGWHEGTEWINSGALVERVNFAAKEISDITAPGVRLILDRLAEQNGGEYTPSELVGACLDIMGTPEMDIEMRAALTAHVGIKGDVSLASHRQGDEAEQRVGELLGLIASTTEYQLV